A DNA window from Brassica napus cultivar Da-Ae chromosome C1, Da-Ae, whole genome shotgun sequence contains the following coding sequences:
- the LOC106374507 gene encoding probable aquaporin TIP2-2, with protein MVKIAIGSLGDSFSVASLKAYLSEFIATLLFVFAGVGSAIAFGKLTSNAALDPAGLVAVAVAHAFALFVGVSIAANISGGHLNPAVTLGLAVGGNITVITSFFYWIAQCLGSIVACLLLVFVTIGESVPTHGVAAGLGAVEGIVMEIVVTFALVYTVYATAADPKKGSLGTIAPIAIGFIVGANILAAGPFSGGSMNPARSFGPAVVSGDFSQIWIYWVGPLVGGALAGLIYGDVFIGSYAPAPTTESYP; from the exons ATGGTGAAGATTGCAATTGGAAGCTTGGGTGATTCCTTCAGCGTTGCGTCTCTAAAGGCTTACTTATCTGAGTTTATCGCAACTCTTCTCTTCGTGTTTGCCGGCGTTGGCTCTGCTATTGCTTTTGGCAAACTAACATCCAATGCGGCCTTGGACCCAGCTGGTCTTGTCGCTGTGGCTGTGGCTCACGCCTTTGCCCTTTTCGTCGGTGTGTCCATAGCCGCCAACATCTCCGGCGGACACCTTAACCCCGCCGTGACTCTCGGCCTCGCAGTCGGTGGTAACATCACTGTCATCACCAGTTTCTTCTACTGGATAGCTCAGTGCCTTGGGTCAATCGTCGCTTGTCTCCTCCTAGTCTTTGTTACTATTGGCGAG AGCGTACCGACCCATGGAGTAGCAGCCGGTTTAGGAGCGGTTGAAGGAATAGTGATGGAGATTGTGGTGACTTTTGCTCTGGTCTACACAGTTTACGCCACCGCAGCTGATCCGAAGAAGGGATCGCTTGGAACCATTGCTCCTATTGCCATCGGTTTCATCGTTGGTGCCAACATCCTTGCCGCCGGTCCATTCAGCGGAGGCTCTATGAACCCGGCCAGGTCATTTGGACCAGCTGTTGTTAGTGGTGATTTCTCTCAGATATGGATATACTGGGTAGGCCCACTTGTAGGTGGTGCACTAGCTGGACTCATCTATGGTGACGTCTTCATCGGATCCTACGCACCGGCTCCGACCACAGAAAGCTACCCTTGA
- the LOC106376187 gene encoding VAN3-binding protein, whose translation MERGGFYPDWKDTSSSLFGSENMEEELEEELFSSIPQPQTPKEPMEFLSRSWSLSTSEIAKALALKHRQQQEQRCVAQNNTHVLFPDAAAAAAHPLMTGKIMNSFGTRRAGTLSKWFHHHREHSSSSNTTNYLKKKDKARVENAHVHSAVSIAALAAGVASVTSASNCKGSSSKMTLALGSATELLASHCVEMAERAGADHARVASTVRSSVDIHSPGDLMTLTAAAATALRGEAALKARQPKEARKNAAITPFERSFSNSHWPANFQFRLEEPNLPLEGELMQCARNGVQRTKRVCVYINKKSQVIIKLKSKHVGGAFSKKIKCIVYGVCDEKSAWPYRKERENSEEVYFGLKTGQGLLEFKCKSKVHKQRWVDGVESLLRQVNCFEAAKCSLGSLSLTNHR comes from the exons ATGGAACGTGGTGGGTTTTATCCAGATTGGAAGGAtacttcttcttccttgtttgGATCAGAGAACATGGAGGAAGAGCTGGAAGAAGAGCTTTTCTCATCTATTCCACAGCCTCAGACACCAAAAGAGCCTATGGAGTTTCTGTCAAGATCTTGGAGTCTCTCTACCTCTGAAATCGCAAAAGCACTTGCACtgaaacatagacaacaacaAGAACAGCGTTGTGTTGCACAAAACAACACTCATGTTCTGTTCCCtgatgctgctgctgctgctgcacaTCCACTCATG ACTGGGAAGATTATGAACTCGTTTGGCACACGTAGAGCAGGGACACTATCCAAATGGTTTCACCACCACAGGGAACATAGCAGCAGTAGCAACACCACCAACTATCTCAAGAAGAAAGACAAGGCGCGTGTTGAGAACGCTCACGTGCACTCTGCAGTATCTATAGCAGCTCTAGCTGCAGGTGTAGCCTCGGTGACATCCGCAAGCAATTGCAAAGGGTCAAGCTCCAAGATGACTCTGGCTTTAGGCTCAGCCACAGAACTGTTGGCTTCACACTGTGTTGAGATGGCTGAGCGAGCCGGTGCTGACCATGCACGTGTTGCTTCCACGGTTAGGTCATCTGTTGACATCCACAGCCCCGGTGATCTCATGACTCTTACAGCCGCTGCTGCAACGG CTTTAAGAGGAGAAGCGGCTCTGAAGGCGAGACAGCCAAAGGAAGCAAGGAAAAACGCAGCTATTACACCTTTCGAGAGAAGCTTCTCCAACTCTCATTGGCCTGCAAACTTTCAGTTTAGATTGGAAGAACCAAATCTTCCACTTGAAGGCGAACTGATGCAATGCGCGCGAAATG GAGTGCAGAGAACTAAGCGTGTATGTGTCTATATCAACAAGAAGTCTCAG GTTATAATCAAGCTCAAAAGCAAACATGTTGGAGGTGCATTCTCAAAGAAGATCAAAT GCATTGTCTATGGAGTCTGCGACGAGAAATCAGCTTGGCCTTACAGGAAAGAGAGGGAAAACTCAGAGGAAGTCTACTTTGGTCTGAAAACCGGACAAGGCCTTTTGGAGTTCAAGTGCAAGAGCAAAGTTCACAAGCAGAGATGGGTTGATGGGGTAGAGTCTCTTCTCCGCCAAGTAAACTGCTTTGAGGCTGCCAAGTGCTCGCTGGGATCTCTAAGTCTCACCAATCACAGATGA